From a region of the Roseivirga sp. 4D4 genome:
- the pyrR gene encoding bifunctional pyr operon transcriptional regulator/uracil phosphoribosyltransferase PyrR — protein sequence MQKRLLLGHPQLAITIGRLCQQLIENHQNFSNTVLLGLQPRGIFLARKIREQLSAFIDAEVPLGYLDATFFRDDFRRRDSPVRANETKIDFLIEGKKVILVDDVFYTGRSVRAALDAMNAFGRPEKVELLSLVVRKYAKHVPIFPDYVGKEVNTLDSQKVLVEWKGENEAQEDTVWLINKEA from the coding sequence ATGCAAAAAAGGCTATTACTAGGTCATCCACAATTGGCCATCACCATCGGCCGCCTCTGTCAGCAACTGATAGAAAACCATCAAAATTTTAGTAACACCGTTCTTTTAGGTCTCCAGCCGAGAGGTATTTTTCTGGCTAGGAAGATCAGAGAACAACTTTCAGCCTTTATCGATGCCGAAGTGCCTTTGGGTTACTTAGATGCGACTTTCTTCAGAGACGATTTTCGAAGAAGAGACAGCCCTGTTAGGGCTAACGAGACCAAAATCGACTTCCTGATAGAAGGAAAGAAAGTGATCTTGGTTGATGATGTCTTTTACACTGGACGATCCGTTCGAGCGGCATTGGATGCCATGAATGCCTTTGGCAGACCCGAGAAAGTAGAGCTTTTATCCCTTGTTGTTCGAAAGTATGCCAAGCATGTACCCATATTTCCAGATTATGTGGGCAAAGAGGTGAATACACTTGACAGTCAAAAGGTATTGGTAGAATGGAAGGGAGAAAATGAGGCGCAAGAAGATACTGTGTGGTTAATTAACAAAGAGGCATAA
- a CDS encoding aspartate carbamoyltransferase catalytic subunit has protein sequence MEQLSTKHLLGIKSLTPEDIDLIFRTADEFKDVINRPIKKVPSLRDITIANVFFENSTRTKLSFELAEKRLSADVINFSSSSSSVKKGETLLDTVNNILSMKVDMIVMRHASPGAPHFLSKHIDANIVNAGDGTHEHPTQALLDTYSIRERLGDVAGKKVAIIGDILHSRVALSNIFALQKLGAEVMVCGPNTLLPKFIGSLGVKVELDVRKALEWCDVANVLRIQLERQHIKYFPSLREYSLYYGINKALLDSLDKEIVVMHPGPINRGVELSSDVADADNAIILDQVENGVAVRMAVLYLLASVSK, from the coding sequence ATGGAGCAACTGAGTACGAAACACCTTCTCGGAATAAAGAGCCTCACCCCAGAAGATATTGATTTAATTTTCCGGACAGCGGATGAGTTTAAGGACGTGATTAACCGTCCGATTAAGAAGGTGCCGTCCTTAAGAGATATCACCATTGCAAATGTCTTCTTTGAGAACTCTACAAGGACCAAACTTAGCTTTGAACTAGCAGAAAAGAGATTATCGGCAGATGTCATCAATTTTTCTAGTAGCAGTAGCTCGGTGAAAAAGGGAGAGACATTGCTGGACACAGTCAACAATATCCTGTCCATGAAAGTGGATATGATCGTGATGAGGCATGCGAGTCCTGGCGCCCCGCACTTTCTATCAAAACACATTGATGCTAATATTGTCAATGCAGGAGATGGTACACATGAGCACCCAACCCAGGCCCTCCTTGACACTTATTCTATCAGGGAAAGGCTAGGAGATGTTGCCGGCAAGAAAGTTGCCATCATTGGGGATATACTACACTCAAGAGTAGCATTGAGCAATATCTTTGCTCTGCAAAAACTCGGTGCCGAAGTCATGGTCTGTGGACCAAATACACTACTTCCCAAGTTTATCGGCTCTCTTGGCGTTAAGGTAGAATTGGATGTAAGAAAGGCACTAGAATGGTGTGATGTGGCCAATGTGCTTCGAATCCAACTAGAGCGACAGCACATCAAATACTTTCCTTCGCTACGCGAATATTCTTTGTACTACGGAATTAACAAAGCACTGCTGGATTCACTAGATAAAGAAATTGTGGTGATGCATCCTGGCCCAATCAATAGGGGAGTTGAGCTGAGCAGTGATGTGGCAGATGCAGATAATGCAATAATTCTCGATCAGGTTGAAAATGGTGTAGCGGTTAGAATGGCCGTTTTGTACCTTTTGGCCTCCGTTTCTAAATAA
- a CDS encoding alpha/beta hydrolase, whose translation MKKFLKVLAVIIVLLVLAFYFLVVPKTVSMITDYDRYTFDFVLSDTAMVADYAIGTNRNPADYGFPDYDELDYQTLTDGLKLNGWYIPSSSPEVSKTLMINHGRTSNRLKTLKYLELVKDKGLDSLYNIFIPDLRNSGKSDEAKTALGYEFAEDITASMKMLKDRYAQEEFVLWGFSMGAMASATAVNRPDLVEYQQKEGLKVDKLILASPLSNIRETTRLAGADMGIPDFIFNQSWKKFDKVVDGWSDNMKFSYLLSNTKLPALVLYSDGDAMTPSTVLEAEIEGLYNVYPVLFKDADHVQLYTRPEYKDRYADKVSDFLRMD comes from the coding sequence ATGAAGAAGTTTCTTAAAGTTCTGGCAGTCATCATAGTACTGTTGGTATTGGCATTCTATTTTTTAGTAGTTCCTAAGACGGTTAGTATGATCACTGACTATGATAGGTATACCTTCGATTTTGTCTTGAGTGATACCGCCATGGTAGCTGATTATGCCATCGGTACTAATCGCAATCCAGCTGATTATGGCTTTCCTGACTATGACGAACTGGATTATCAGACCTTAACAGATGGTCTAAAGCTGAATGGTTGGTATATCCCATCCTCATCTCCTGAGGTTTCAAAAACGCTAATGATTAATCATGGCAGAACCTCTAACAGGCTGAAGACACTCAAATATTTGGAGTTGGTGAAAGACAAAGGCCTCGACTCGCTCTACAATATATTTATCCCTGATCTTAGGAACTCAGGAAAATCTGATGAGGCAAAAACCGCTTTAGGCTATGAGTTTGCCGAAGATATCACGGCATCGATGAAGATGCTAAAGGATCGCTATGCACAAGAAGAATTCGTGCTTTGGGGCTTCTCTATGGGTGCCATGGCCAGCGCAACAGCGGTAAATAGACCTGATTTAGTGGAGTATCAGCAAAAAGAAGGACTCAAAGTTGATAAACTCATTCTAGCGAGCCCATTAAGTAATATCCGAGAAACAACCCGGCTGGCAGGGGCGGACATGGGTATTCCAGATTTCATTTTTAATCAGTCATGGAAGAAATTCGACAAAGTGGTTGATGGATGGAGTGATAATATGAAGTTCTCTTACTTACTATCCAATACTAAGTTGCCAGCTCTTGTACTATACAGCGATGGAGATGCTATGACACCATCGACAGTCTTAGAAGCCGAGATCGAAGGACTTTACAATGTCTATCCCGTCTTGTTCAAAGATGCTGATCATGTCCAGCTATATACACGTCCAGAGTATAAGGATCGCTATGCCGATAAGGTGAGTGACTTCCTTAGAATGGACTAG
- a CDS encoding pyridoxal-phosphate dependent enzyme produces MHYYNSIIETIGDTPLVKLNSVNKGIPGTILVKVEYFNPGNSMKDRMALKMIEDAEKRGDLKPGGTIIEGTSGNTGMGLALGAIAKGYKCIFTLADKQSQEKIDILKAVGAEVIVCPTNVEPEDPRSYYSVASKLNKDIENSYYPNQYDNTSNAQAHYETTGPEIWRDTEGKITHWAAGVGTGGSMCGTSKYLKEQNADIVSVGIDTYGSVFKKYKETGVFDEKEIYPYLTEGIGEDILPKNVDFDVIDHFVKVTDKDGAIMTRRLAREEGMFCGWSCGSAVAGALDWAKENLSDDDVMVIILPDHGTRYLGKIYNDDWMQARGFVEEREFETAADILAHQNGNGNLTTIAQTATVADAIRVMTSNSISQLPVVDGDNFVGSLIDSKLLAQMIGDETLQSKPVSEVMDKPFQFVPLDNTLDVLSSVITKDNPAVMVRDENRAPHIITQHDILKAMTSN; encoded by the coding sequence ATGCATTATTATAATTCAATCATCGAAACTATCGGAGATACCCCATTAGTGAAGTTAAATTCAGTCAATAAGGGTATTCCAGGAACGATTTTGGTTAAGGTGGAATACTTCAACCCGGGTAATTCTATGAAAGATAGAATGGCCCTTAAGATGATTGAAGATGCCGAAAAAAGAGGCGATCTAAAGCCAGGTGGAACCATCATTGAAGGAACTTCAGGAAACACCGGAATGGGCTTGGCATTAGGTGCTATCGCTAAAGGGTATAAGTGCATTTTTACGCTGGCTGACAAACAGTCACAAGAGAAGATTGACATCTTGAAGGCCGTGGGAGCGGAAGTGATTGTGTGTCCGACAAATGTTGAACCGGAAGACCCAAGGTCTTACTACTCGGTGGCCTCGAAACTGAACAAGGATATCGAGAATTCATACTATCCGAACCAGTATGACAACACCTCAAATGCCCAGGCTCACTACGAGACTACTGGTCCTGAAATATGGAGAGATACTGAGGGTAAGATTACACACTGGGCTGCCGGTGTAGGAACAGGTGGTTCTATGTGCGGAACCTCAAAGTACCTGAAAGAGCAAAATGCGGATATCGTTTCTGTTGGTATTGATACTTACGGTTCTGTATTCAAAAAGTATAAAGAGACAGGTGTATTTGATGAAAAAGAGATTTATCCATACTTGACCGAAGGTATTGGTGAAGATATTCTTCCTAAGAATGTTGATTTTGACGTGATCGATCACTTCGTGAAAGTGACTGATAAGGATGGTGCAATCATGACCAGAAGACTTGCTCGTGAAGAGGGCATGTTCTGCGGCTGGTCCTGTGGCTCAGCAGTTGCTGGAGCTTTGGATTGGGCAAAAGAGAATTTATCAGATGACGATGTAATGGTCATTATTCTGCCAGATCACGGAACCCGATACTTGGGGAAAATCTACAATGATGATTGGATGCAAGCTAGAGGCTTTGTGGAAGAAAGAGAGTTTGAAACAGCTGCTGATATATTAGCACACCAGAATGGGAATGGAAACTTGACCACCATTGCTCAAACTGCAACTGTTGCCGATGCTATCCGGGTGATGACTTCTAATAGTATCTCCCAGTTACCTGTTGTTGATGGCGATAACTTTGTAGGAAGCCTTATAGATTCAAAGCTCCTAGCTCAGATGATCGGTGACGAAACATTGCAGAGCAAACCAGTTTCTGAGGTGATGGACAAACCTTTTCAGTTTGTGCCGCTTGACAACACGTTAGATGTGTTGTCTTCAGTAATCACTAAAGACAATCCAGCGGTGATGGTAAGAGATGAGAACAGAGCACCTCATATCATCACCCAACATGATATCCTGAAAGCGATGACCAGCAACTAG
- a CDS encoding T9SS type A sorting domain-containing protein, whose amino-acid sequence MKPSFKNILFLCVILTGAFLALKPKSIDERLAYEEFLKEEYRSFAGQTNDVEEGERPDQPDHAYFLNHLQTLDPILRRVPLDGLEKARRQSDILKDNSGNRRFSQAETQNDLTWTNTPSNLAGRVRPITIDPDRTSTGPTKLWAGSVTGGLWVNQNAGDLASSWEPVEGLPENASISAIAFDPDNSDIMYVGTGESYTAVNIYRESSSVGNGIWKSEDHGETWTQLTSTSGFQYINDIVIKTEGDNSVIYTAVVSGLYKGQTFLSNPSDGLFRSTDDGASWSQVLPNIPNTDNPYAPSDIELDAIGRLFVGTMRNSDLEGAGVILTSDNGTDWTVYDEVANTQFNPETGYYPGRVIVKSAPSDPNRVYAIISGGLTQSSTGWIRDSGPNSVLFQSFDQGDTWSQLELPDDQGDTWSNITWHAADLAINPLNPNTIIIGALNGFIMENANSIPLRTWTNISRWNAFGTSQFVHADNHTIMYDPLKPDTMFISTDGGVFYSKNIQNSDRGFIEMNRDFNTIQYYTLAISGIANDQYLIAGTQDNSTIRLENSNLAFFPGSGGDGAYCFIDQDEPNLLMYSSQYNGFRVVWDRSVPQNASNIANRNSGLFINPADYDWKTNTLYTNRVGIDIINNNNNSTQPILRARLSNQTIQEQAINIGMEINSPISNIKISPYAQVGQTNLFFGTQSGRVYKVRNAQGTPSTQEITGPDFPTSNISSIDVGRDEDELMVTFSNYNVNSVWYTNDGGASWESIEGNLPDMPIRWGVFNPLDQRQIYLATELGIWFLDRTEGGNLTWEQEQVGIENLRVDMLKIRRSDGWMVAATHGRGIFESRLNVEDFVTSTPELPTIGVEAFPNPTTNTLNIRMNANWPGQANVSLTNLEGKQFLTKRHSESTFQVDVSELPRGIYLLKVWSDGYQSVTKRIMVQ is encoded by the coding sequence ATGAAGCCTAGTTTCAAAAACATACTATTTCTTTGCGTAATTCTGACAGGCGCTTTTCTCGCATTGAAGCCCAAGTCAATCGATGAACGCCTCGCTTATGAAGAATTCTTAAAAGAGGAATACAGGTCCTTTGCCGGACAAACCAACGATGTGGAAGAAGGTGAAAGACCCGACCAGCCAGATCACGCTTACTTTCTCAATCACTTGCAAACACTAGATCCCATATTGCGGAGAGTTCCGTTGGATGGCTTGGAAAAAGCTCGAAGGCAAAGTGATATTCTAAAAGACAACTCTGGCAACAGAAGATTCAGTCAGGCGGAAACACAAAATGACCTTACATGGACCAATACACCATCAAACTTGGCAGGACGGGTCAGGCCCATCACAATTGACCCTGATCGTACAAGCACTGGCCCTACGAAGTTATGGGCAGGCTCGGTGACTGGTGGGTTGTGGGTTAACCAGAATGCCGGAGATCTTGCCTCATCATGGGAGCCAGTGGAAGGCTTACCAGAAAATGCAAGTATCAGTGCAATTGCCTTTGATCCTGACAACAGTGATATCATGTATGTCGGCACTGGCGAATCTTACACCGCGGTAAACATTTACCGTGAATCATCTTCCGTTGGAAATGGCATTTGGAAGTCTGAAGATCATGGGGAAACATGGACGCAACTTACCTCCACGTCCGGTTTTCAGTATATCAACGATATCGTGATCAAGACTGAAGGAGACAATAGTGTTATCTATACAGCTGTCGTGTCAGGACTTTATAAGGGCCAAACATTCCTGTCAAACCCTTCTGATGGTCTATTTCGCTCTACCGATGATGGGGCCAGCTGGTCTCAGGTGCTTCCCAATATTCCAAATACAGATAACCCGTATGCTCCCTCTGACATTGAGTTAGATGCCATTGGACGACTCTTTGTGGGTACAATGAGAAATAGTGACCTTGAAGGTGCTGGAGTTATTCTCACCTCAGATAATGGAACTGATTGGACTGTTTATGATGAAGTAGCAAATACTCAATTTAACCCCGAAACTGGCTACTACCCTGGTCGAGTAATTGTTAAATCAGCCCCTTCGGACCCCAATAGAGTTTATGCCATTATTAGTGGGGGGCTGACACAGTCTTCGACAGGGTGGATTAGGGATAGTGGACCCAACTCCGTGTTATTCCAATCATTTGATCAAGGCGATACTTGGTCACAATTAGAATTGCCGGATGATCAAGGAGATACTTGGTCAAACATTACATGGCACGCTGCAGACTTAGCCATCAATCCGCTGAACCCGAACACTATTATCATTGGGGCCCTTAATGGGTTCATTATGGAAAATGCCAATTCAATTCCTTTAAGGACTTGGACCAACATTAGCCGATGGAATGCTTTCGGCACAAGTCAGTTTGTGCATGCCGATAATCATACCATTATGTATGATCCATTGAAACCCGATACAATGTTCATCTCTACCGATGGCGGTGTTTTTTATTCGAAAAACATTCAAAATAGTGATCGTGGATTCATCGAGATGAATAGAGATTTTAACACGATTCAATATTACACTTTGGCCATTTCAGGAATCGCGAATGATCAATATCTAATAGCGGGTACTCAGGATAACAGCACCATCCGCTTAGAGAACTCAAACCTTGCCTTTTTTCCAGGCTCTGGAGGAGATGGCGCTTATTGTTTTATTGATCAGGACGAGCCAAACCTTCTCATGTATTCTTCTCAGTATAATGGTTTTAGAGTGGTTTGGGATAGAAGTGTCCCTCAAAACGCTTCGAACATTGCCAATCGCAATAGTGGACTATTTATCAATCCGGCCGACTATGACTGGAAAACCAATACCTTATACACCAATCGGGTGGGCATTGACATCATCAACAACAATAATAACAGTACACAGCCTATTCTAAGGGCGAGGCTCAGCAATCAAACGATTCAGGAGCAAGCGATAAATATAGGCATGGAAATCAACTCACCGATTTCTAATATCAAGATTTCGCCTTACGCTCAAGTGGGCCAAACAAACTTGTTTTTTGGTACACAATCGGGAAGGGTCTATAAGGTTAGGAACGCCCAAGGAACTCCCTCAACCCAAGAAATCACCGGTCCTGATTTCCCAACCTCCAATATTTCCAGTATTGATGTGGGTCGAGACGAAGACGAGTTGATGGTCACCTTTTCAAATTATAACGTCAACTCTGTTTGGTATACAAATGATGGTGGTGCTTCCTGGGAGTCTATAGAAGGCAACCTGCCCGATATGCCTATCCGTTGGGGTGTTTTCAATCCCTTAGACCAACGTCAAATCTATTTGGCAACTGAGCTAGGCATCTGGTTTCTCGACAGAACGGAAGGAGGTAACCTGACTTGGGAGCAAGAGCAGGTAGGCATTGAGAACCTTAGGGTAGACATGCTTAAAATCAGGCGAAGTGATGGGTGGATGGTTGCCGCCACTCACGGGCGAGGCATCTTTGAAAGCCGACTGAACGTGGAAGACTTTGTTACCTCCACCCCAGAGCTTCCGACCATAGGAGTCGAAGCCTTCCCTAACCCTACAACCAACACATTGAATATCCGAATGAATGCCAACTGGCCGGGACAAGCGAATGTAAGCCTTACCAATCTGGAGGGAAAACAGTTCTTAACTAAACGCCATTCTGAATCGACATTTCAAGTCGATGTTTCAGAACTTCCAAGAGGAATATACTTGTTAAAGGTTTGGTCTGATGGTTATCAGTCTGTCACTAAAAGAATCATGGTGCAATAA
- a CDS encoding lysophospholipid acyltransferase family protein has product MLKNLVQYIYTGWCGIMFVIPMIIFTPLMVIPLLISRKLDAITFFFIRCWVYMFGITTGIWFVGHNKKSIDTKKSYIFVINHTSFLDACAIPIAIPSSLVGLGKKELSKIPVFGWVTSRWAVWVDRSSPESRREGSRKLKEILNGGTSVLIAPEGTRNNTDELLLPFRHGPFRLAIESQISVIPVVIHNAAKLMKRGSLLLKPGVVHSYVLPEVPVTGLTEDDIPDLTDRVFKMMKEKIVELNGSH; this is encoded by the coding sequence GTGCTGAAAAATCTGGTCCAATATATCTACACTGGGTGGTGTGGAATCATGTTCGTGATTCCAATGATCATCTTCACTCCACTGATGGTGATCCCATTGCTTATTTCACGCAAACTTGATGCCATTACCTTCTTTTTTATCCGATGCTGGGTCTACATGTTTGGCATTACCACAGGCATATGGTTTGTTGGTCACAATAAGAAATCCATTGACACCAAAAAGTCTTACATTTTTGTCATCAATCACACTTCATTTTTAGACGCCTGCGCTATCCCGATAGCCATTCCTTCGAGCCTTGTAGGCCTGGGGAAAAAAGAATTATCAAAAATCCCTGTTTTCGGATGGGTAACCAGTCGCTGGGCCGTGTGGGTAGACCGATCTAGTCCCGAAAGTAGACGAGAGGGAAGCCGAAAGCTTAAAGAAATTTTGAATGGGGGTACTTCAGTGCTGATCGCTCCCGAGGGAACCAGAAACAACACCGATGAGCTCTTACTGCCTTTTAGACACGGACCGTTTAGGCTGGCCATAGAGTCACAGATATCTGTTATACCAGTCGTGATTCATAATGCCGCTAAGCTTATGAAAAGAGGTAGCCTTCTGTTAAAACCTGGAGTTGTGCACTCCTATGTATTACCCGAGGTTCCTGTTACTGGCCTTACTGAAGATGATATTCCTGACTTAACCGATCGTGTTTTCAAAATGATGAAAGAAAAGATAGTGGAGCTCAACGGAAGCCATTAA
- a CDS encoding DUF72 domain-containing protein yields the protein MKFGSVDQPELVDFKLPADHPDTTRVLKNSFFKGKPNIYVGCAKWNRTDLKGFYPRGTKDELTYYATQFNSIELNATFYNFYGKEQFENWSSKTPEDFKFFPKVNQMISHMKRLNEDVGRYTEEFCHSLAGLGDKLGVVFLQLHNNFAPKNWDRLERFLGEFPAGIPLSVEVRHTDWLNDPEVSEKFFALLEKHKVANIITDTAGRRDLLHMRLTTPSAFIRYVGANHESDYSRLDDWFDRIKSWIDLGGIKDIYFFVHQNLEKASPLLSAHLIKRLNNELGYDLHIPAQQGGQANLF from the coding sequence ATGAAATTCGGTAGTGTTGATCAGCCAGAACTAGTAGACTTTAAATTACCAGCAGATCATCCCGATACCACTCGGGTATTGAAGAACTCTTTTTTTAAAGGCAAACCTAATATTTATGTAGGCTGTGCAAAGTGGAATAGGACAGACTTGAAAGGGTTTTACCCTCGAGGTACAAAGGATGAACTGACCTATTATGCTACTCAGTTTAATAGTATTGAGCTAAACGCTACTTTCTATAATTTCTATGGCAAAGAGCAATTCGAAAATTGGAGTAGCAAGACGCCTGAAGACTTTAAGTTCTTCCCAAAAGTCAATCAGATGATCAGCCACATGAAAAGGCTAAATGAAGACGTGGGCAGATATACCGAAGAATTTTGCCATAGCCTAGCGGGCCTTGGTGACAAGTTGGGTGTTGTGTTTTTACAACTTCACAACAATTTTGCGCCTAAGAATTGGGATAGGCTAGAACGGTTTTTAGGTGAGTTTCCAGCAGGCATTCCTTTGTCAGTGGAGGTAAGACATACCGATTGGCTTAATGATCCGGAGGTATCGGAGAAGTTCTTTGCGCTTCTTGAGAAACATAAAGTAGCCAATATCATCACAGATACTGCAGGTAGAAGGGACTTGCTGCATATGCGCCTAACGACTCCCTCAGCATTTATCCGTTACGTTGGGGCCAATCATGAGAGTGATTATTCTCGACTGGACGATTGGTTTGATCGTATTAAATCTTGGATCGACCTAGGAGGAATTAAAGATATTTACTTCTTCGTTCACCAAAATCTTGAGAAAGCTTCGCCTTTGCTTTCGGCTCACTTGATCAAGCGATTGAACAATGAACTGGGCTATGATTTACACATTCCTGCTCAGCAGGGAGGACAAGCAAATCTTTTCTAA
- a CDS encoding bleomycin resistance protein, whose product MTNAKTFSHCSPIFPVPDVQETIDWYVANLGFQVDFKWEEPATYAVMSRDEIKIHFSQRDDDFTPSAVHTALYIFTYDVDNVFEEFKAKGIVTKGPETYDYGMRDFDLTDLNGFRLTFGQSVNH is encoded by the coding sequence ATGACTAATGCTAAGACATTTTCTCACTGCTCTCCGATTTTTCCTGTTCCTGACGTTCAGGAGACTATAGACTGGTATGTGGCAAATCTTGGATTTCAGGTGGATTTTAAATGGGAAGAGCCTGCGACCTATGCGGTAATGAGTCGTGATGAAATCAAAATTCATTTCAGCCAAAGGGATGACGATTTTACACCCTCTGCTGTTCATACCGCGCTTTACATATTCACTTATGACGTAGATAATGTATTTGAGGAGTTTAAAGCAAAGGGTATAGTCACCAAAGGCCCTGAGACCTATGACTACGGCATGAGAGACTTTGACCTGACCGACCTAAATGGTTTTCGTTTGACCTTTGGTCAATCTGTTAATCATTAG
- a CDS encoding bifunctional metallophosphatase/5'-nucleotidase translates to MKNLKLTALLVLFLSFSCETPEKVDFIILQLNDVYEIAPIEGGKSAGMARVATIRKNLLKENPNVITTVSGDFVSPSLIGTLTYEDEKIAGRHMVEVMNALGVDYVVPGNHEYDIDEDEHLKRIAESEFQWTTTNCFHKVGNELVPWQQNGKPFPDHIMHTIDGIDIAFFGSTVPFNKKKYVDYTDKYESVKSVYNKVKDEAEVLVAITHLEEEMDDSLATYFVPQLDLILGGHDHTNMKFQFGTTIMTKADANAKTVYVHRVSYNKATGKTTINSELVSIDDSVPSDPEVKAVVDKWVNIGNESMASMGYTPDDVVMVTADTLDGRESSIRYRPTNYPIMTAESFLFVAPEADLAVFNSGSIRLDDQLTGTITEYDILRSFPFGGGIALVDLKGDVIERILETGTVTNVGIGGYLQLANAEKKADGWYIKGARLSQNQTYKLALPDFVMGGGEKNLEFLENYQDQSTAPEDFNGVKNDIRNIIMAYFKSIGS, encoded by the coding sequence ATGAAAAACCTTAAGCTCACCGCATTACTCGTTCTCTTTTTATCATTCTCCTGTGAAACCCCTGAGAAGGTTGATTTTATCATACTTCAGCTCAATGACGTCTATGAGATAGCGCCCATTGAAGGCGGAAAATCTGCAGGTATGGCGCGCGTAGCCACCATCAGAAAAAACCTTTTGAAAGAAAATCCTAACGTGATTACCACAGTATCAGGAGACTTTGTGAGTCCTTCATTGATCGGCACCCTGACTTATGAAGATGAGAAAATTGCCGGCCGCCATATGGTGGAAGTCATGAATGCTCTTGGGGTTGACTATGTAGTGCCAGGAAATCACGAATACGATATTGATGAAGATGAGCATTTGAAGCGGATCGCAGAGTCTGAGTTTCAATGGACAACTACGAACTGTTTTCACAAAGTTGGTAATGAGCTGGTTCCCTGGCAGCAAAACGGCAAGCCATTCCCAGATCATATTATGCACACCATTGATGGTATTGATATTGCCTTCTTTGGGTCTACAGTTCCTTTTAACAAAAAGAAATATGTTGACTACACGGACAAATATGAGTCTGTTAAATCAGTTTATAACAAAGTAAAAGATGAGGCAGAAGTACTGGTAGCCATCACTCATTTGGAAGAAGAAATGGACGATTCTCTTGCCACCTACTTTGTTCCCCAATTGGACCTCATTCTCGGTGGTCATGATCATACCAATATGAAGTTCCAATTCGGCACCACGATAATGACAAAAGCTGATGCTAATGCCAAAACGGTTTATGTTCATCGTGTCAGCTACAATAAAGCCACTGGCAAGACCACCATCAATTCAGAACTGGTTTCAATTGATGACTCAGTGCCTAGCGATCCTGAAGTAAAAGCCGTTGTAGATAAATGGGTAAACATTGGCAATGAAAGCATGGCGTCCATGGGGTACACACCTGATGATGTAGTAATGGTTACTGCTGATACCTTAGATGGTAGAGAGAGTAGCATTAGATATAGACCCACCAATTATCCAATCATGACAGCCGAATCTTTTCTATTTGTTGCACCAGAGGCTGATTTGGCAGTATTTAATAGTGGCTCAATTCGCCTTGATGATCAACTTACAGGTACGATCACTGAGTATGATATCTTAAGATCATTTCCTTTTGGAGGGGGGATTGCGCTAGTAGATCTGAAGGGTGATGTGATCGAAAGGATTTTAGAAACTGGCACAGTTACCAATGTAGGTATAGGCGGTTACTTACAGCTTGCCAATGCGGAGAAGAAAGCTGATGGTTGGTACATAAAGGGCGCCAGGCTCTCCCAAAATCAGACTTATAAGTTGGCCTTACCAGATTTTGTGATGGGTGGCGGAGAGAAAAATCTTGAGTTCCTTGAAAACTACCAAGATCAATCTACTGCTCCTGAAGATTTTAATGGTGTCAAAAATGATATCAGGAACATTATAATGGCCTATTTCAAGTCTATAGGAAGCTAA
- a CDS encoding PadR family transcriptional regulator: MKGTYLGEFEELVLLTVGILNDDAYGLAIKDELEKQTGRNPMISSVHKSLVRLEDKGYLKSYLGGATAERGGRQKRLYELTASGKKVLNASRDLRNNMWQSVPKVVWEGGSS, encoded by the coding sequence ATGAAAGGTACTTATCTCGGAGAATTTGAAGAGCTAGTGTTGTTGACCGTTGGCATTTTAAATGATGATGCTTACGGCCTGGCGATCAAAGATGAATTAGAAAAACAGACAGGTCGTAATCCAATGATCAGTTCAGTACACAAGTCTTTGGTCCGATTGGAGGACAAAGGCTATCTCAAATCTTATTTGGGTGGTGCTACTGCTGAAAGGGGCGGTCGGCAAAAGAGACTTTATGAATTGACCGCTTCAGGTAAAAAGGTACTTAATGCCTCTCGTGATTTGCGCAATAATATGTGGCAGTCGGTACCTAAGGTAGTTTGGGAAGGGGGAAGCTCATGA